In one Bufo gargarizans isolate SCDJY-AF-19 chromosome 11, ASM1485885v1, whole genome shotgun sequence genomic region, the following are encoded:
- the LOC122921438 gene encoding olfactory receptor-like protein OLF3 — translation MEQLNQTTSLRFILLGLSTDPFLQVVFFFIFLIMYIITISGNLLFIIIVRINPSLHSPMFFFLTNLSMIDIIFSSSIVPVILMNTLSKDKSISLLGCVTQMLFSLAMGATEILILAFMAYDRFAAICRPLHYNTIMNKKLCFFSAAVSWNVGFMNSTLQVILTFQLPFCNSFNTNHYFCEVPAFIRMSCGDTFPNELSIYITGTILAIGCFYLILISYIHIISEVLKIISSEGRQKSISTCASHLTVVTLFFGTLMVMYLRPHSKKYTNYSGNPDKIVPILYTTVTPMLNPFIYSIRNKDVKNTLFNQLNRKKRY, via the coding sequence ATGGAACAGTTAAATCAAACTACATCACTTAGGTTCATCCTACTTGGGTTGTCTACTGACCCTTTCCTACAAGTTGTCTTCTTCTTCATATTTTTGATAATGTATATTATTACCATATCAGGAAACCTTCTGTTTATCATCATTGTGAGAATCAATCCAAGTCTTCACAGCCCCATGTTCTTTTTCCTGACTAACCTCTCTATGATTGACatcatcttctcctcctccattgtTCCTGTCATCCTAATGAACACCTTGTCCAAAGACAAAAGTATTTCTTTATTGGGGTGTGTGACACAGATGTTATTCTCTCTTGCTATGGGTGCTACAGAAATTTTAATACTTGCCTTCATGGCCTATGATAGGTTTGCTGCTATTTGTAGACCCTTGCATTATAACACCATAATGAACAAGAAATTGTGTTTTTTCTCAGCTGCAGTATCATGGAATGTCGGATTTATGAACTCTACTTTGCAGGTGATCCTCACATTTCAACTCCCATTCTGCAATAGTTTCAACACCAACCACTATTTTTGTGAGGTACCTGCTTTCATACGAATGTCTTGTGGAGATACCTTTCCTAATGAGTTGTCTATATATATCACAGGAACAATTCTTGCTATTGGTTGCTTCTATCTGATCCTAATTTCATATATTCATATTATCTCTGAGGTTCTGAAGATTATTTCATCGGAAGGGAGGCAGAAGTCTATCTCCACATGCGCCTCCCACCTCACTGTTGTCACCCTCTTCTTTGGGACTCTTATGGTCATGTATCTGCGGCCACACTCAAAAAAATATACTAATTACTCTGGTAACCCCGACAAGATAGTGCCTATTCTTTATACAACCGTAACCCCAATGTTGAACCCTTTCATATATAGCATAAGGAACAAGGATGTGAAAAACACTCTTTTCAATCAATTGAACAGGAAGAAACGTTACTAA